In Pseudomonas sp. GCEP-101, one DNA window encodes the following:
- a CDS encoding enoyl-CoA hydratase/isomerase family protein — protein MNVMFEERPGLHGFRIGVVTLDAEKSLNALSLPMIEAMNHQLRVWQDDAQIACVVLRGNGGKAFCAGGDVRKLVDACREKPGEVPELARRFFADEYRLDYLIHTYSKPLICWAHGYVMGGGMGLMQGAGVRIVTPSSRLAMPEVNIGLYPDVGASWFLARLPGRLGLFLGLTATQMNARDALDLDLADRFLLDTQQEDLIDGLVQLNWREQADVQLHSLLQALEHEARGEMPEAQFLPRRARLDAVLDCANVAEAWNALTALANDEDALIARGAKTLAAGCPLTVHLVWEQIRRARHLSTAEVFRMEYAMSLNCCRHPEFPEGVRARLIDKDNTPHWHWPDIAAIPDAVVNAHFDATWEGEHPLADL, from the coding sequence ATGAATGTGATGTTCGAGGAACGCCCCGGCCTGCACGGCTTCCGCATCGGCGTGGTGACGCTGGACGCGGAGAAGAGCCTGAACGCCCTGAGCCTGCCGATGATCGAGGCGATGAACCACCAGCTGCGCGTCTGGCAGGACGATGCGCAGATCGCCTGCGTGGTGCTGCGCGGCAACGGCGGCAAGGCCTTCTGCGCCGGCGGCGACGTGCGCAAGCTGGTGGATGCCTGCCGCGAGAAGCCCGGCGAGGTGCCCGAGCTGGCACGGCGCTTCTTCGCCGATGAATACCGCCTGGACTACCTCATCCACACCTATTCCAAGCCGCTGATCTGCTGGGCCCACGGCTACGTGATGGGCGGCGGCATGGGCCTGATGCAGGGCGCGGGCGTGCGCATCGTCACCCCCAGCAGCCGCCTGGCCATGCCGGAGGTGAACATCGGCCTGTACCCGGATGTCGGCGCGAGCTGGTTCCTCGCCCGACTGCCGGGGCGCCTCGGCCTGTTCCTGGGCCTCACCGCGACGCAGATGAATGCCCGCGACGCGCTGGACCTGGACCTCGCCGACCGCTTCCTGCTCGACACCCAGCAGGAGGACCTGATCGACGGCCTGGTGCAGCTGAACTGGCGCGAACAGGCCGACGTGCAGCTGCACAGCCTGCTCCAGGCGCTGGAGCACGAGGCCCGCGGCGAGATGCCCGAGGCCCAGTTCCTGCCGCGCCGCGCGCGCCTGGACGCGGTGCTGGACTGCGCCAACGTCGCCGAGGCCTGGAACGCGCTGACCGCCCTGGCCAACGACGAGGACGCGCTGATCGCCCGGGGCGCGAAGACGCTGGCCGCCGGCTGCCCGCTGACCGTTCATCTGGTCTGGGAACAGATCCGCCGCGCGCGCCATCTGTCGACTGCCGAGGTGTTCCGCATGGAGTACGCGATGAGCCTGAACTGCTGCCGCCACCCGGAATTCCCCGAGGGCGTGCGGGCGCGGCTGATCGACAAGGACAACACCCCGCACTGGCACTGGCCGGATATCGCTGCCATACCTGATGCAGTGGTGAATGCGCACTTCGACGCGACCTGGGAGGGCGAGCATCCGCTGGCGGACCTGTAG
- a CDS encoding enoyl-CoA hydratase has product MSNAIEPYKPGVFDLTHKLTVEKHGHTALITINHPPANTWDRDSLIGLRQVVEHLNRDDDIYALVVTGQGPKFFSAGADLNMFADGDKARAREMARRFGEAFETLRDFRGVSIAAINGYAMGGGLECALACDIRIAERQAQMALPEAAVGLLPCAGGTQALPWLVGEGWAKRMILCGERVDAETALRIGLVEQVVDTGEARGTALLLAAKVARQSPVAVRTIKPLIQGARERGPSTWLPEERERFVDLFDADDTREGVNAFLEKRDPHWRNQ; this is encoded by the coding sequence ATGAGCAATGCCATCGAGCCTTACAAGCCCGGAGTCTTCGACCTGACCCACAAGCTGACCGTGGAAAAGCACGGCCACACCGCGCTGATCACTATCAACCACCCGCCGGCCAACACCTGGGACCGCGACTCGCTGATCGGCCTGCGCCAGGTGGTCGAGCACCTGAACCGCGACGACGACATCTACGCCCTGGTGGTGACTGGCCAGGGCCCGAAATTCTTCTCCGCCGGCGCCGACCTGAACATGTTCGCCGACGGCGACAAGGCCCGCGCCCGCGAGATGGCGCGCCGCTTCGGCGAGGCCTTCGAAACGCTGCGGGACTTCCGCGGCGTATCCATCGCCGCGATCAACGGCTACGCCATGGGCGGCGGGCTGGAATGCGCCCTGGCCTGCGATATCCGCATCGCCGAGCGCCAGGCGCAGATGGCCCTGCCCGAAGCCGCCGTGGGCCTGCTGCCGTGCGCCGGCGGCACCCAGGCGCTGCCGTGGCTGGTGGGCGAAGGCTGGGCCAAGCGCATGATCCTCTGCGGCGAGCGGGTCGATGCCGAGACCGCGCTGCGCATCGGCCTCGTCGAGCAGGTCGTGGATACCGGCGAAGCCCGTGGCACCGCCCTGCTGCTGGCGGCCAAGGTCGCACGGCAGAGCCCGGTGGCGGTGCGCACCATCAAGCCGCTGATCCAGGGCGCCCGCGAACGCGGCCCGAGCACCTGGCTGCCGGAAGAACGCGAGCGCTTCGTCGACCTGTTCGATGCCGACGACACCCGCGAAGGCGTGAACGCCTTCCTGGAAAAACGCGATCCGCACTGGCGCAACCAATAA
- a CDS encoding isobutyryl-CoA dehydrogenase, whose protein sequence is MHFDLSDEQRLLVDSARAFASRELAPHAADWDRQHHFPVDVIRRAAEQGYLGLYIAEEDGGLGLSRLSASLIFEQLAAGCVATTAYMTIHNMASWMLASFGDAALKEQWLPGLIGGELLASYCLTEPDAGSDAARLRTRARRDGDDYVLDGAKTFISGAGSTDVLIVMARTGEEGAKGISCFLVPANAEGIRYGRNEDKMGWKAQPTRTITFEGVRVPAGNRIGPEGQGFVYAMKGLDGGRLNIASCSLGAAQAALEQSLRYVEERKQFGKALAEFQALQFKLADMLTDLTASRQMVRLAAHKLDHKDGEATLYCAMAKRFATDRCFALCNEALQLHGGYGYLNDYPLERWVRDSRVHQILEGTNEIMRVIVARRLLEQGGMLDRLL, encoded by the coding sequence ATGCATTTCGATCTGTCCGACGAACAACGCCTGCTGGTGGACAGCGCCCGCGCCTTCGCCAGCCGCGAACTGGCGCCCCACGCCGCCGACTGGGACCGCCAGCACCACTTCCCGGTGGACGTCATCCGCCGCGCCGCCGAACAGGGTTACCTGGGCCTGTACATCGCCGAGGAAGATGGCGGGCTGGGCCTGTCGCGCCTGTCCGCCTCGCTGATCTTCGAGCAACTGGCCGCCGGCTGCGTCGCCACCACCGCCTACATGACCATCCACAACATGGCCAGCTGGATGCTCGCCAGCTTCGGCGACGCCGCGCTCAAGGAGCAATGGCTGCCGGGGCTGATCGGCGGCGAGCTGCTGGCCTCCTACTGCCTCACCGAGCCGGACGCCGGCTCCGACGCCGCCCGCCTGCGCACCCGCGCCAGGCGCGACGGCGACGACTACGTGCTGGATGGCGCCAAGACCTTCATCTCCGGCGCCGGCAGCACCGACGTGCTGATCGTCATGGCGCGCACCGGCGAGGAAGGCGCCAAGGGCATCTCCTGCTTCCTGGTGCCGGCCAACGCCGAGGGCATCCGCTATGGCCGCAACGAGGACAAGATGGGCTGGAAGGCGCAGCCGACCCGCACCATCACCTTCGAGGGCGTGCGCGTTCCCGCGGGGAACCGCATCGGCCCGGAAGGCCAGGGGTTCGTCTACGCCATGAAGGGCCTGGACGGCGGCCGACTGAACATCGCCAGTTGCTCCCTCGGCGCGGCCCAGGCGGCGCTGGAGCAGTCGCTGCGCTACGTGGAGGAGCGCAAGCAGTTCGGCAAGGCGCTGGCCGAGTTCCAGGCGCTGCAGTTCAAGCTCGCCGACATGCTCACCGACCTCACCGCCAGCCGGCAGATGGTGCGCCTGGCCGCGCACAAGCTGGACCACAAGGACGGCGAGGCGACCCTGTACTGCGCCATGGCCAAGCGCTTCGCCACCGACCGCTGCTTCGCCCTGTGCAACGAGGCGCTGCAACTGCACGGCGGCTACGGCTACCTCAACGACTACCCGCTGGAGCGCTGGGTGCGCGACAGCCGCGTGCACCAGATCCTGGAGGGCACCAACGAGATCATGCGGGTCATCGTCGCCCGCCGCCTGCTGGAGCAGGGCGGGATGCTGGACCGGTTGTTGTAA
- a CDS encoding AraC family transcriptional regulator: MSRPLISTWPLPQQGVRFITPPRLRRALDRHPLGQACYPLALGYYPAAVGHRMEREDPDDHLLIYCSAGHGWLETADGRFEVAGGDLLVLPKGRPHAYGADAQRPWSIFWVHLDGRLAEDFLRPLGKSPRLRVGVQPRLLGEFDALLALRRQGLSLPHFIHAAHLLQSLLTSLALRPARARLKSGRVLDVEAVQAMMREHLHDALNLDELAAQFRLSRFHFAKTYRALTGQAPIQDFIRLKMTHACRLLDQGNLEVRQVAEQLGYADPYYFSRLFKSVVGMAPSHYRALHTG; this comes from the coding sequence ATGTCCCGTCCCCTGATCTCCACCTGGCCACTGCCGCAGCAGGGCGTGCGCTTCATCACGCCGCCACGCCTGCGCCGCGCCCTGGACCGCCATCCGCTCGGCCAGGCCTGCTATCCATTGGCCCTGGGCTACTACCCGGCGGCGGTGGGGCACCGCATGGAGCGGGAAGACCCGGACGATCACCTGCTGATCTACTGCAGCGCCGGGCACGGCTGGCTGGAAACTGCGGATGGACGATTCGAGGTCGCCGGCGGCGATCTGCTGGTGCTGCCAAAGGGCCGCCCCCACGCCTATGGGGCCGATGCGCAGCGACCCTGGTCGATCTTCTGGGTGCACCTGGACGGCCGGCTGGCCGAAGACTTCCTGCGGCCACTGGGCAAGTCGCCGCGCCTGCGGGTGGGCGTGCAACCGCGCCTGCTCGGCGAGTTCGATGCGCTGCTGGCGCTGCGCCGGCAGGGCCTGAGCCTGCCGCACTTCATCCATGCGGCGCATCTGCTGCAGAGCCTGCTGACCTCGTTGGCGCTGCGCCCGGCGCGGGCGCGGCTGAAGTCCGGGCGGGTGCTGGACGTGGAAGCGGTGCAGGCGATGATGCGCGAGCACCTGCACGACGCGCTGAACCTCGACGAGCTGGCCGCGCAGTTCCGCCTGTCGCGCTTTCACTTCGCCAAGACCTACCGCGCGCTGACCGGCCAGGCGCCGATCCAGGATTTCATCCGCCTGAAGATGACCCATGCCTGCCGCCTGCTGGACCAGGGCAACCTGGAGGTGCGCCAGGTCGCCGAACAGCTGGGCTATGCCGATCCGTACTACTTCTCGCGGCTGTTCAAGAGCGTGGTGGGCATGGCGCCCAGTCATTACCGGGCGCTGCACACCGGCTGA
- the ung gene encoding uracil-DNA glycosylase gives MTHDDRIKLEPSWKEALHEEFEKPYMKQLGEFLRAEKAAGKVIFPPGPLIFNALNTTPLDKVKVVIIGQDPYHGPGQAHGLCFSVQPGVPTPPSLQNIYKELHRDLNLPIPNHGYLQHWAEQGVLLLNTSLTVEQARAGSHAQAGWGPFTDKVIEVVSQRCENLVFLLWGSHAQSKQKLIDAQKHLVLKSAHPSPLSAYRGFLGNGHFSRTNKFLEQHGLAPIDWSLPPV, from the coding sequence ATGACCCACGACGACCGGATCAAGCTGGAACCCAGCTGGAAAGAAGCCCTCCACGAGGAATTCGAAAAACCCTACATGAAGCAGCTGGGTGAATTCCTGCGCGCGGAGAAGGCCGCCGGCAAGGTGATCTTCCCGCCCGGTCCGCTGATCTTCAACGCGCTGAACACCACGCCGCTGGACAAGGTGAAGGTGGTGATCATCGGCCAGGACCCGTACCACGGCCCCGGCCAGGCCCACGGCCTGTGCTTCTCGGTGCAGCCGGGCGTGCCGACGCCGCCGTCGCTGCAGAACATCTACAAAGAGCTGCACCGCGACCTCAACCTGCCCATCCCCAATCACGGCTACCTGCAGCACTGGGCCGAGCAGGGCGTGCTGCTGCTCAACACCTCGCTCACCGTCGAGCAGGCCCGCGCCGGCTCACACGCCCAGGCGGGCTGGGGCCCGTTCACCGACAAGGTGATCGAAGTGGTCAGCCAGCGCTGCGAGAACCTGGTGTTCCTGCTCTGGGGTTCCCACGCGCAGAGCAAGCAGAAGCTGATCGACGCGCAGAAACACCTGGTGCTCAAGTCCGCGCACCCGTCGCCGCTCTCGGCCTACCGCGGCTTCCTCGGCAACGGCCACTTCAGCCGCACCAACAAGTTCCTCGAACAGCACGGCCTGGCGCCCATCGACTGGTCGCTGCCGCCGGTGTGA
- a CDS encoding lipase family protein, which produces MLDEQGDPLSHQPFRASNEATRCGLVPEFSGQSDAKGLIRLEGLHPIAVTLWLTADPLAEVLQTRRLRAERAEQRRELVYAYTYDGQPPKSPVEARARAADHAYHYLRIGQLSDRLPNIRPRWKDEAPPAFHFPDPKFSGFTVNAEALDRRHVLEICPFRAWNLVLHHQPEYSMANAYNLGLMANLTYTDVEYEESRRKQPRALSGLSGTVEEFFFRQCQDLSRSPSFPPPEPGGEWVPALVVDVPFSERYTTAVMLDARTASIPKGEPKIPFHIIEDTQLFYASNKTQLLVAWRGTQGIWDWLSDAQYQPVAADGTSCETKAPCTQLTSKGKVHFGFLQGFEVAKKLFSTEFGTIKEELDRSPKELFICGHSLGGALALIHSAELKDREPLLYTYGMPRTFTAMAMQYLRFPHFRHVNDADVIPCVPPEAELDNWLYDVLGPLGPDLGYLWSTGELLASKIVEFGDPFWHHGNVVLFGTVRQTVESTETYLAQGGSDGPRMPHQRVLTMRLPAITKLYLVPSLSDEKSRFANEQQKAFIKSLSRDSLTKYFPPYSNPVTGNHGISGNDHRMALQYLPFLYNQLLELCAPERKMRRKDERAAFEEQMATKSRNSPTEERTRNELFLALQTLLPMTMDMTRQLEGGGDAIQRFAALERESGEPIENIYRKRPTEE; this is translated from the coding sequence TTGCTCGACGAACAAGGCGACCCGCTATCGCACCAACCTTTTCGAGCAAGCAACGAGGCAACCCGCTGCGGATTGGTCCCCGAGTTCAGCGGCCAAAGCGATGCTAAAGGGCTGATTCGCCTGGAAGGCCTCCATCCCATTGCCGTGACCTTGTGGCTGACCGCCGACCCCTTGGCGGAGGTATTGCAAACCCGGCGCTTGCGCGCGGAGCGAGCTGAGCAGCGGCGGGAACTGGTGTATGCCTACACCTACGACGGCCAGCCACCGAAATCCCCGGTGGAGGCACGGGCGCGAGCGGCAGACCACGCCTACCACTACCTGCGCATTGGCCAACTGAGCGACCGCCTGCCAAACATCCGGCCCAGATGGAAAGATGAAGCACCTCCGGCCTTCCACTTCCCCGACCCAAAGTTCAGCGGCTTTACCGTCAACGCAGAGGCGCTGGACCGTCGCCATGTGCTGGAAATCTGCCCGTTCCGTGCCTGGAACCTGGTATTGCACCACCAGCCCGAATACAGCATGGCCAATGCCTACAACCTGGGGCTGATGGCCAACCTGACTTACACCGACGTGGAGTATGAGGAAAGCCGCCGAAAACAGCCGCGGGCATTGAGCGGACTGAGCGGCACGGTGGAGGAGTTCTTCTTCCGCCAGTGCCAGGACCTCTCCCGTTCGCCCTCATTTCCTCCGCCCGAGCCTGGCGGCGAGTGGGTGCCTGCATTGGTGGTGGATGTGCCCTTCAGCGAGCGCTACACCACTGCGGTGATGCTGGATGCGCGCACGGCATCGATCCCCAAGGGTGAGCCCAAGATTCCCTTCCACATCATCGAGGACACCCAGCTGTTCTACGCCAGCAACAAGACCCAGTTGCTGGTGGCCTGGCGCGGCACCCAGGGGATCTGGGACTGGCTGAGCGATGCCCAATACCAACCCGTGGCCGCCGATGGCACGAGTTGCGAAACCAAGGCGCCCTGCACGCAGCTGACCAGCAAGGGCAAGGTGCACTTCGGTTTTCTGCAGGGGTTTGAGGTAGCGAAAAAGCTTTTCTCAACAGAGTTCGGGACAATTAAAGAAGAGTTAGATCGAAGCCCTAAAGAGCTTTTCATCTGCGGCCACAGCCTGGGCGGCGCACTAGCTCTGATCCATTCAGCAGAACTAAAAGACCGCGAGCCCCTGCTCTACACCTACGGCATGCCACGCACCTTCACCGCCATGGCCATGCAGTACCTACGCTTCCCGCACTTTCGCCATGTCAACGATGCCGACGTCATCCCCTGCGTGCCGCCGGAAGCGGAGCTGGACAACTGGCTGTACGACGTACTCGGCCCCCTGGGGCCGGACCTGGGCTACCTGTGGTCCACCGGCGAGTTGCTGGCCAGCAAGATCGTCGAGTTCGGCGACCCGTTCTGGCACCACGGCAACGTGGTGCTGTTCGGCACGGTGCGGCAGACCGTGGAGAGCACCGAAACCTATCTTGCCCAGGGCGGCAGCGATGGACCCCGCATGCCCCACCAGCGTGTGCTGACCATGCGCCTGCCCGCCATCACCAAGCTCTACCTGGTGCCCAGCCTCAGTGACGAGAAGAGCCGCTTCGCCAACGAGCAGCAGAAGGCGTTCATCAAGTCCCTGTCGCGGGACAGCCTGACCAAGTACTTCCCGCCCTACAGCAACCCGGTAACCGGCAATCACGGCATCAGCGGTAACGACCACCGCATGGCCTTGCAGTACCTGCCCTTCCTGTACAACCAGTTGCTGGAGCTGTGCGCACCGGAGCGGAAGATGCGGCGCAAGGACGAGCGTGCAGCCTTCGAAGAGCAGATGGCAACAAAATCCCGGAACAGCCCCACGGAGGAGCGCACGCGCAACGAGTTGTTCCTCGCCCTGCAAACGCTGCTCCCGATGACCATGGACATGACCAGGCAACTCGAAGGCGGTGGCGATGCGATCCAGCGTTTCGCCGCCCTGGAGCGGGAATCTGGCGAGCCCATCGAAAACATCTACCGCAAGCGCCCGACCGAGGAGTGA
- a CDS encoding YceK/YidQ family lipoprotein, translating to MDPLSLALHAIRRQLPTAKISFTRSLLKSFRTTSAIALLSATSGCGTFLAAISNGPFCPYEGVTVDFTAMTNWDLITHTGGMSIPLGIIDLPFSFIADTFNLSHLDEMSKTQCPRHFD from the coding sequence ATGGATCCCCTTTCGCTTGCGCTCCACGCTATTCGCCGACAGCTCCCGACAGCTAAGATTTCGTTCACGCGCTCGCTACTTAAATCGTTTCGAACCACTTCAGCAATCGCACTACTTTCCGCGACGTCGGGTTGCGGCACATTCCTCGCGGCTATCTCCAACGGCCCCTTTTGCCCTTATGAAGGAGTGACGGTGGATTTCACCGCCATGACAAACTGGGACTTGATTACACATACCGGCGGAATGAGCATCCCACTGGGAATCATTGATCTGCCATTCTCTTTTATTGCGGACACCTTCAACTTATCCCACTTGGATGAAATGAGTAAAACCCAATGTCCGCGCCACTTCGACTGA
- a CDS encoding tripartite tricarboxylate transporter permease — protein MDTLSYLGQGFGVALSPYNLITALIGTLIGTVVGLLPGLGPINGVALLIPVAFALGLPPESALILLAAVYLGCEYGGRISSILLNIPGEASTVMTTLDGYPMARNGLAGVALSLSAWSSFIGAFIATCGMVLFAPLLAKWAIAFGPAEYFVLMVFAIVALGGLAGDRPLKTLLAALLGLFLSSVGIDANSGVYRFTFDNIHVSDGIQFVVLVLGLFSVSEILLLLEKTHHGHKMVEASGRMLFNLKEAASVAVVNVRCGLLGFIMGVLPGAGATLASAVAYMTEKKMAGETGKFGKGDLRGLAAPETAIGASACGALVPMLTLGVPGSGTTAVMIGALSLYNITPGPLLFQEQPNIVWGLIASLFIANVMLIILNVPMVRVFTRILSVPNWALVPGIAIITAIGVYAVHATTFDLFLMVAIGILGYILRKLDFPLSPLLLGFILGGLMEQNLRRALSISNGELGILWSSPIAIGTWALVALMLGLPLYRAWRKRTRRAREAVADAA, from the coding sequence ATGGATACGTTGAGCTACCTCGGCCAAGGCTTCGGTGTTGCCCTGAGCCCGTACAACCTCATCACCGCGCTGATCGGCACCCTGATCGGGACCGTCGTCGGCCTGCTGCCGGGCCTGGGCCCGATCAACGGCGTGGCCCTGCTGATCCCGGTGGCCTTCGCCCTCGGCCTGCCGCCGGAGTCCGCGCTGATCCTGCTGGCCGCCGTGTACCTGGGCTGCGAGTACGGCGGGCGGATTTCCTCGATCCTGCTGAACATCCCCGGCGAAGCCTCCACCGTGATGACCACCCTCGACGGCTACCCCATGGCCCGCAACGGTCTGGCCGGCGTGGCCCTGTCGCTGTCGGCGTGGAGCTCCTTCATCGGCGCCTTCATCGCCACCTGCGGCATGGTGCTGTTCGCCCCGCTGCTGGCGAAATGGGCGATCGCCTTCGGCCCGGCCGAGTACTTCGTGCTGATGGTCTTCGCCATCGTCGCCCTCGGCGGGCTGGCCGGCGACCGTCCGCTGAAGACGCTGCTGGCGGCGCTGCTCGGGCTGTTCCTGTCCAGCGTCGGGATCGACGCCAACAGCGGCGTGTATCGCTTCACCTTCGACAACATCCACGTCTCCGACGGCATCCAGTTCGTCGTGCTGGTGCTGGGCCTGTTCTCGGTGAGCGAAATCCTCCTGCTGCTGGAGAAGACCCACCACGGCCACAAGATGGTCGAAGCCAGCGGGCGGATGCTGTTCAACCTGAAGGAAGCGGCCTCGGTGGCCGTGGTCAACGTTCGTTGCGGCCTGCTCGGCTTCATCATGGGCGTGCTGCCCGGCGCCGGGGCGACCCTGGCCAGCGCCGTGGCCTACATGACCGAGAAGAAAATGGCCGGCGAGACCGGCAAGTTCGGCAAGGGCGACCTGCGTGGCCTGGCCGCCCCGGAAACCGCCATCGGCGCCTCCGCCTGCGGCGCCCTGGTGCCGATGCTGACCCTCGGCGTGCCCGGCTCGGGCACCACCGCGGTGATGATCGGCGCGCTCAGCCTGTACAACATCACCCCCGGCCCGCTGCTGTTCCAGGAGCAGCCGAACATCGTCTGGGGCCTGATCGCCTCGCTGTTCATCGCCAACGTCATGCTGATCATCCTCAACGTGCCGATGGTGCGGGTGTTCACCCGCATCCTCTCGGTGCCGAACTGGGCGCTGGTGCCGGGCATCGCAATCATCACCGCCATCGGCGTGTACGCCGTGCATGCCACCACCTTCGACCTGTTCCTGATGGTCGCCATCGGCATCCTCGGCTACATCCTGCGCAAGCTGGACTTCCCGCTGTCGCCGCTGCTGCTGGGCTTCATCCTCGGCGGGCTGATGGAGCAGAACCTGCGCCGCGCGCTGTCCATCTCCAACGGCGAGCTGGGCATCCTCTGGTCCAGCCCCATTGCCATCGGCACCTGGGCGCTGGTCGCCCTGATGCTCGGCCTGCCGCTGTATCGCGCCTGGCGCAAGCGCACCCGCCGCGCCCGCGAAGCAGTGGCTGACGCCGCGTAA
- a CDS encoding tripartite tricarboxylate transporter TctB family protein, whose amino-acid sequence MNFTNSLFQRLFAGAWLLACVAFALIAWQLQAPFSYEPVGPRAYPLLCLGLMAVGLAWLIARPTPIKREDDEPALEGALLGKVVLCVALLAVYAGLFEPLGFIPASALVGTFIALIYGGRPVASVATATLLAIGLYVLFDRTLDVPLPLGILDPLL is encoded by the coding sequence ATGAACTTTACCAATAGCCTCTTCCAGCGGCTGTTCGCCGGCGCCTGGCTGCTCGCCTGCGTCGCCTTCGCCCTGATCGCCTGGCAGCTCCAGGCGCCCTTTTCCTACGAACCGGTCGGCCCGCGCGCCTATCCGCTGCTGTGCCTGGGCCTGATGGCGGTGGGCCTGGCCTGGCTGATCGCGCGACCCACGCCGATCAAGCGTGAGGACGACGAACCCGCCCTGGAAGGCGCGCTGCTCGGCAAGGTGGTGCTCTGCGTCGCGCTGCTGGCCGTTTACGCCGGGCTGTTCGAACCGCTGGGCTTCATCCCGGCGAGCGCCCTGGTCGGCACCTTCATCGCGCTGATCTACGGCGGCCGCCCGGTGGCCAGCGTGGCCACCGCGACGCTGCTCGCCATCGGCCTCTACGTGCTGTTCGACCGCACCCTGGATGTCCCGCTGCCGCTGGGCATCCTCGACCCCCTGCTCTGA
- a CDS encoding Bug family tripartite tricarboxylate transporter substrate binding protein produces the protein MPTVLRTLTLAGATLLAASQLMAEPKRPECIAPASPGGGFDLTCKLAQSALVDGKLLSRPMRVTYMPGGVGAVAYNAVVAQRPADGNTITAFSSGSLLNLAQGKFGRFDENAVKWLAAVGTSYGAIAVPSDSPYKNLGDLVAALKADPSKVVIGSGGTVGSQDWMQTALIAKAAGIDPKQLRYVALEGGGEIATALLGGHIQVGSTDISDSMPHIRAGKMRLLAVFAEERLKDEGMADIPTAKEQGYDIVWPVVRGFYVGPKVSDEDYQFWKASFDKLLASEDFAKLRDQRELFPFAMTGPELDAYVKQQVAQYKQLAREFGLIQ, from the coding sequence ATGCCCACCGTCCTGCGCACCCTGACCCTCGCCGGCGCCACGCTGCTCGCCGCCAGCCAACTGATGGCCGAGCCCAAGCGCCCGGAATGCATCGCCCCCGCCTCCCCCGGCGGCGGCTTCGACCTCACCTGCAAGCTGGCGCAGAGCGCCCTGGTGGACGGCAAGCTGCTGTCCCGGCCGATGCGCGTCACCTACATGCCCGGCGGCGTCGGCGCCGTGGCCTACAACGCGGTGGTCGCCCAGCGCCCGGCCGACGGCAACACCATCACCGCCTTCTCCAGCGGCTCGCTGCTCAACCTGGCCCAGGGCAAGTTCGGCCGTTTCGATGAAAACGCCGTGAAGTGGCTGGCTGCCGTGGGCACCAGCTACGGCGCCATCGCCGTGCCCAGCGACTCGCCGTACAAGAACCTCGGCGACCTGGTGGCTGCGCTCAAGGCCGACCCGAGCAAGGTGGTGATCGGCTCCGGCGGCACCGTCGGCAGCCAGGACTGGATGCAGACCGCGCTGATCGCCAAGGCCGCCGGCATCGATCCCAAGCAGTTGCGCTACGTCGCCCTGGAAGGCGGCGGCGAGATCGCCACGGCCCTGCTGGGCGGTCACATCCAGGTGGGCAGCACGGACATCTCCGACTCCATGCCGCACATCCGCGCCGGCAAGATGCGCCTGCTCGCGGTCTTCGCCGAGGAGCGCCTGAAGGATGAAGGCATGGCCGACATCCCCACCGCCAAGGAACAGGGCTACGACATCGTCTGGCCGGTGGTGCGCGGCTTCTACGTCGGGCCAAAGGTGAGCGACGAGGACTACCAGTTCTGGAAGGCCTCGTTCGACAAGCTGCTGGCCTCGGAGGACTTCGCCAAGCTGCGCGACCAGCGCGAGCTGTTCCCCTTCGCCATGACCGGCCCGGAACTGGACGCCTATGTGAAGCAGCAGGTCGCCCAGTACAAGCAGCTGGCCCGCGAGTTCGGCCTCATCCAGTAA